One Kribbella sp. NBC_00662 genomic region harbors:
- a CDS encoding methyltransferase domain-containing protein, giving the protein MHLVLVRTVTGLEGLAAEEVVAAGHRVVEVSKRQVVVEWASGECGPPRLADDVFVVHGAVVDPGRTRDALAAAVRSLELPAGSGAFAVSASFVGARNFNRFDVEDLVGARLGGRYHSRRGGAVPPVERSEWRVVLDGKTLWVGLRPYAVPLHRRAWRTRTVRGSLHPPVAAAMARLAGIAPGHTVLDPFCGAGTVLLEAHAIEPRAAYVGIDRDPAAVDAARANAPATGAAETGGGKAGGGVLWRLGDARRLDVTADRIITNPPWDVRLSIGDLGPYVREWRRALRPGGRLIAVLSQTQAAQLTRGWRVQAIYDLSVAGQYPRIVVAEPSRS; this is encoded by the coding sequence ATGCACTTGGTGCTGGTGCGGACTGTCACGGGGTTGGAAGGACTGGCGGCTGAGGAGGTCGTCGCTGCGGGGCATCGGGTGGTCGAGGTGTCCAAGCGGCAGGTGGTTGTCGAGTGGGCGTCAGGCGAGTGCGGTCCGCCGCGGCTGGCGGACGATGTGTTCGTCGTACACGGCGCTGTGGTTGATCCTGGGCGGACCAGGGATGCGCTGGCGGCGGCGGTTCGGTCGTTGGAGTTGCCGGCGGGGTCGGGTGCGTTCGCGGTCAGTGCGTCGTTCGTGGGGGCTCGGAACTTCAATCGGTTCGACGTCGAGGACCTGGTGGGTGCGCGGCTCGGTGGGCGGTACCACTCGCGGCGCGGTGGTGCTGTGCCGCCGGTCGAGCGGTCCGAGTGGCGGGTCGTGCTGGACGGGAAGACGTTGTGGGTCGGGCTGCGGCCGTACGCCGTACCGCTGCATCGGCGGGCGTGGCGGACGCGGACCGTGCGGGGGAGTCTGCATCCGCCGGTTGCTGCCGCGATGGCTCGGCTCGCTGGCATCGCGCCGGGCCACACGGTCCTCGATCCGTTCTGCGGTGCCGGGACGGTGCTGCTCGAAGCACACGCGATCGAGCCGCGAGCTGCGTACGTCGGCATCGACCGCGACCCCGCCGCGGTCGATGCCGCCAGGGCGAACGCGCCCGCGACGGGCGCCGCGGAGACAGGCGGCGGAAAGGCGGGCGGCGGGGTGTTGTGGCGGCTCGGGGATGCGCGGCGGTTGGACGTGACCGCTGATCGCATCATCACCAACCCGCCCTGGGACGTGCGGCTCAGCATCGGGGACCTCGGGCCGTACGTCCGCGAGTGGCGCCGGGCGTTGCGTCCGGGAGGGCGGCTGATCGCCGTCCTCAGCCAGACGCAGGCCGCTCAACTGACCCGCGGTTGGCGGGTGCAGGCCATCTACGACCTGTCCGTCGCGGGGCAGTATCCGCGAATTGTCGTTGCTGAGCCGTCTCGGTCTTGA
- a CDS encoding ABC transporter permease has translation MRWAFLARRLGFYLAAAAAAIGLNFLLPRLMPGDPSSAIVEELERVSGQQVPAETLMSIRAIFGNPHANLAQQFADYLRQLSHGDLGVSVVNFPVPVADLVRQALPWTLLLVGTTTVTAFAIGTLLGVVAGWKAGSRLDAILTPFTTFLSSVPYFWVALLALWIFGFVLGWTPLSGGYDADLSQGFSLAYAVSVLHHGVLPAATIVFSAFGGWLLGMRNMTVTTVREDYVLLAQAKGLSPKRVMFRYAARNAMLPSFTGFAMALGGVVGGALLTEIVFSYPGIGYLLYESLQKRDYPMMQGVFLLITLAVLLANLVADLAYVLLDPRIRARG, from the coding sequence ATGCGGTGGGCTTTCCTGGCCCGGCGGCTGGGTTTCTACCTGGCCGCCGCGGCCGCCGCGATCGGGCTGAACTTCCTGCTCCCGAGGCTGATGCCCGGCGATCCGTCGTCGGCGATCGTCGAGGAACTCGAACGGGTCAGCGGTCAGCAGGTCCCGGCCGAGACGCTGATGTCGATCCGCGCGATCTTCGGCAACCCGCACGCCAACCTGGCCCAGCAGTTCGCCGACTACCTCCGCCAGCTGTCCCACGGTGACCTCGGCGTCTCCGTGGTCAACTTCCCGGTCCCGGTCGCCGACCTGGTCCGGCAGGCGCTGCCGTGGACGCTGTTGCTCGTCGGTACGACGACCGTCACCGCGTTCGCGATCGGCACCCTGCTCGGCGTCGTGGCCGGCTGGAAGGCCGGCAGTCGTCTCGACGCGATCCTGACCCCGTTCACCACGTTCCTGAGCAGCGTCCCGTACTTCTGGGTGGCCCTGCTCGCCCTCTGGATCTTCGGCTTCGTCCTCGGCTGGACGCCGCTGTCCGGCGGGTACGACGCCGACCTTTCCCAGGGCTTCAGCCTCGCGTACGCCGTCAGCGTGCTGCATCACGGAGTGTTGCCAGCAGCAACGATCGTGTTCTCGGCCTTCGGCGGCTGGCTGCTCGGGATGCGGAACATGACCGTCACCACGGTCCGCGAGGACTACGTTCTGCTCGCCCAGGCGAAGGGCCTCTCGCCTAAACGGGTGATGTTCAGGTACGCCGCCCGCAACGCGATGCTGCCGAGCTTCACCGGGTTCGCGATGGCGCTGGGCGGAGTCGTCGGCGGTGCGCTGCTGACCGAGATCGTGTTCAGCTATCCGGGCATCGGCTACCTGCTCTACGAGTCGCTGCAGAAGCGCGACTACCCGATGATGCAGGGCGTCTTCCTGCTGATCACGCTCGCCGTACTGCTGGCCAACCTGGTCGCCGACCTGGCCTACGTCCTGCTCGATCCACGGATCCGGGCGAGGGGATGA
- a CDS encoding FAD-dependent oxidoreductase produces the protein MELETDVLVVGGGLGGVAAALTAVRLGHRVVLTEPTDWLGGQLTSQLVPPDEHPWIEQYAAGGYAELRRRIRDYYRRNYPLTPEAAANPLLDPGLGVVSRFCHEPRVAAAVLEEMLAPWRASGRLRVFLEHEAMVAEANGDEIEAVTFKDLRSGGEFAVSATYVVDATELGDLLELANVEHVIGAEGRDQTGELHAPEVANPLDQQAFSWCFALEHRAGEDHTIDRPAGYAHWRDTVAPFWPGSQLSWTDVVPVTLEQREWKLLEANPDRRAPFSLWRYRQILASSNFVDKAIPDVTVVNWPQLDYWEQPLLGGPDPAKAPAASRDLSLSFLYWMQTEGGYPGLRLRPDVTGTADGLAKAPYIRESRRIQAEFTVLEQHVGVEARPDGAGSELFADAVGLGRYRIDLHPSTAGRTYVDIEAYPFQIPLGALIPVRVDNLLPANKNIGTTHITNGCYRLHPVEWSIGEAVGALVSFCLTEGLSPRKVRNDPTHLADYQRLLTDGLGTRIAWPEEIRTHRD, from the coding sequence GTGGAACTCGAGACGGATGTCCTGGTCGTCGGCGGCGGACTCGGAGGGGTCGCGGCCGCGCTGACCGCGGTACGGCTGGGTCACCGCGTCGTACTGACCGAGCCGACCGACTGGCTGGGTGGCCAGCTGACCAGCCAACTGGTGCCACCCGACGAGCACCCGTGGATCGAGCAGTACGCCGCCGGCGGGTACGCCGAACTGCGCCGCCGGATCCGCGACTACTACCGGCGCAACTACCCGTTGACGCCCGAAGCCGCTGCGAATCCGCTGCTCGACCCGGGGCTCGGTGTCGTCAGCCGGTTCTGCCACGAGCCCCGCGTTGCTGCGGCGGTCCTGGAGGAGATGCTCGCTCCCTGGCGCGCGTCCGGTCGGCTCCGGGTGTTCCTCGAGCACGAGGCGATGGTTGCCGAGGCCAACGGTGACGAGATCGAGGCGGTGACGTTCAAGGATCTGCGCAGCGGCGGCGAGTTCGCGGTCTCCGCGACGTACGTCGTCGACGCGACCGAGCTCGGAGACCTGCTCGAGCTCGCGAATGTCGAGCACGTGATCGGTGCGGAGGGTCGCGATCAGACCGGTGAGCTGCACGCGCCGGAGGTGGCGAATCCCCTTGATCAGCAGGCGTTCTCGTGGTGCTTCGCGCTCGAGCACCGGGCGGGGGAGGACCACACCATCGACCGCCCGGCCGGCTACGCGCACTGGCGGGACACGGTCGCGCCGTTCTGGCCGGGGTCGCAGCTGTCCTGGACCGACGTCGTACCGGTGACGCTGGAGCAGCGTGAGTGGAAGCTGCTCGAAGCGAATCCGGATCGGCGAGCGCCGTTCTCGCTCTGGCGCTATCGACAAATCCTTGCCAGCAGCAACTTTGTCGACAAGGCGATCCCGGACGTCACGGTGGTCAACTGGCCGCAGCTCGACTACTGGGAACAGCCGCTGCTCGGCGGGCCCGACCCGGCGAAGGCGCCGGCCGCGAGCCGGGACCTGTCGTTGTCCTTTCTCTACTGGATGCAGACCGAGGGCGGCTATCCCGGGCTGCGGTTGCGCCCGGACGTCACCGGTACGGCGGACGGCCTGGCCAAGGCGCCGTACATCCGGGAATCGCGTCGCATCCAGGCCGAGTTCACCGTGCTCGAGCAGCACGTCGGGGTCGAGGCCCGGCCCGACGGCGCGGGCAGCGAACTGTTCGCGGATGCCGTCGGCCTCGGCCGGTACCGGATCGATCTGCATCCGAGCACGGCGGGCCGGACGTACGTCGACATCGAGGCGTACCCGTTCCAGATCCCGCTCGGCGCGCTGATCCCGGTCCGCGTCGACAACCTGCTGCCCGCGAACAAGAACATCGGCACGACGCACATCACCAATGGTTGCTACCGCCTGCACCCGGTCGAATGGAGCATCGGCGAGGCGGTTGGCGCACTGGTCAGCTTCTGCCTGACCGAAGGCCTGTCACCACGCAAGGTCCGCAACGATCCCACTCATCTGGCCGACTACCAACGTCTCCTCACCGACGGCCTCGGCACCCGGATCGCCTGGCCGGAGGAGATCCGCACCCATCGCGACTGA
- a CDS encoding ABC transporter ATP-binding protein: protein MTITEPRTRTTVLAVEGLTVDYVTGDRPVRACDEVTFELRRGEILGVAGESGSGKSTLITALTRLQRPPAVTTAGRITFHPHDGEPTDLVGLAPTELRSLRWTSLAIVLQSAMDALNPVMRVGAQFVDVLRAHDKTLSKKAAWDRAAELLGMVGISADRVRSYPHELSGGMRQRASIALALACGPELVVMDEPTTAVDVVMQRQILAQVLRLRRELGFAVVFVTHDLSLLLELADRIAIMYGGRIVEIGTAESLYTKPRHPYTRGLRDSFPPLRSPLRKLSGIPGSPPDLRNPPPGCPFHPRCVDRFDGCDEQRPELLTIEDHAVACRLYPSGDDQL from the coding sequence ATGACGATCACGGAACCGCGGACGCGGACGACGGTCCTCGCGGTCGAGGGGCTCACGGTCGACTACGTGACCGGGGACCGGCCCGTGCGGGCGTGTGACGAGGTGACCTTCGAGCTGCGCCGGGGCGAGATCCTCGGGGTGGCAGGGGAGTCGGGGTCGGGGAAGTCCACGCTGATCACCGCGCTGACCAGGCTCCAACGGCCTCCGGCCGTCACCACGGCGGGCCGGATCACCTTCCACCCGCACGACGGCGAGCCGACGGACCTCGTCGGCCTGGCGCCGACCGAGCTGCGGTCGCTGCGGTGGACCTCGCTCGCGATCGTCCTGCAGAGCGCGATGGACGCTCTCAACCCGGTGATGCGGGTCGGCGCCCAGTTCGTCGACGTACTGCGCGCTCATGACAAGACCCTCAGCAAGAAAGCTGCCTGGGACCGCGCGGCCGAGCTGCTCGGGATGGTCGGGATCTCGGCGGACCGCGTGCGCAGCTACCCGCACGAGCTGTCCGGCGGCATGCGGCAACGGGCCAGCATCGCCCTGGCGCTCGCCTGCGGTCCCGAGCTGGTCGTGATGGACGAGCCGACGACAGCCGTCGACGTGGTGATGCAACGCCAGATCCTCGCCCAGGTACTGCGTCTGCGCCGCGAGCTCGGGTTCGCGGTCGTCTTCGTCACCCACGACCTCTCGCTGCTCCTGGAGCTCGCCGACCGGATCGCGATCATGTACGGCGGCCGCATCGTCGAGATCGGCACCGCCGAGTCGCTGTACACCAAGCCCCGCCACCCGTACACGCGCGGCCTGCGCGACTCGTTCCCGCCACTCCGCTCGCCGCTCCGCAAGCTGAGCGGCATCCCCGGCAGCCCGCCGGACCTGCGCAACCCACCGCCCGGGTGCCCGTTCCACCCGCGCTGTGTGGACCGCTTCGACGGTTGCGACGAGCAACGACCCGAACTACTGACGATCGAGGACCACGCCGTCGCCTGCCGGCTGTACCCGTCGGGAGATGATCAGCTATGA
- a CDS encoding LacI family DNA-binding transcriptional regulator produces MKAPRQSDVARLAGVSQSAVSRVVSGDIDRIPEETQDRIRAAVKELGYVPNAAARNLRNKRNRLLGVHTFEAVFPHAREDFYFEFLLGIEERAEEIGYDLVLFTSTGTSDGRRRIYRDGTNRLNLADGTVLLGAATDREELARLWHDGYLFVHIGRREVAGAEIPCIIPDYVSAADSLVSSLAERGHRHFAYLRSGIEQEAYADRRAGYRNAIERLGLHDRSPGYRGEPELSEEWLDELASGPETAVVAENIGLAEQLRSGLAARGLSIPADVSVAVLEGSGDEPGHRWDCLVIPRKEIGRIAIDALVARVENPDAEPVSQLVACDLVAGETVAAPRVEE; encoded by the coding sequence ATGAAAGCGCCACGACAGTCCGACGTCGCCCGCCTTGCGGGTGTCTCCCAGTCCGCCGTGTCCCGGGTGGTCAGCGGTGACATCGACCGGATCCCGGAGGAGACCCAGGATCGGATCCGGGCCGCGGTCAAGGAGCTCGGCTATGTCCCGAACGCGGCCGCCCGCAACCTCCGCAACAAGCGCAACCGGCTCCTCGGCGTCCATACCTTCGAGGCCGTGTTCCCGCACGCCCGCGAGGACTTCTACTTCGAGTTCCTGCTCGGGATCGAGGAGCGCGCCGAGGAGATCGGGTACGACCTGGTCCTGTTCACCTCGACCGGGACGAGCGACGGCCGCCGCCGGATCTACCGCGACGGCACGAACCGCCTCAATCTCGCCGACGGCACCGTGCTGCTCGGTGCCGCGACCGATCGCGAGGAGCTGGCCCGGCTGTGGCACGACGGGTATCTGTTCGTCCACATCGGCCGCCGCGAGGTCGCCGGCGCGGAGATCCCGTGCATCATCCCGGACTACGTGTCGGCCGCCGACAGCCTCGTCTCATCGCTCGCCGAGCGCGGTCACCGGCACTTCGCGTACCTGCGCTCCGGGATCGAGCAGGAGGCGTACGCCGATCGCCGGGCCGGCTACCGCAACGCGATCGAGCGGCTCGGTCTGCACGACCGCTCGCCCGGCTACCGCGGCGAACCGGAGCTGAGCGAGGAGTGGCTGGACGAACTGGCGTCCGGACCGGAGACCGCGGTGGTCGCCGAGAACATCGGGCTGGCCGAGCAGTTGCGGAGCGGGCTGGCAGCACGTGGGCTGAGCATCCCGGCGGACGTGTCCGTCGCAGTCCTGGAGGGATCCGGCGACGAACCCGGTCACCGCTGGGACTGCCTGGTCATCCCGCGCAAGGAGATCGGCCGGATCGCGATCGACGCCCTGGTGGCGCGGGTCGAGAACCCGGACGCGGAACCGGTCAGCCAACTGGTGGCCTGTGATCTGGTGGCCGGCGAAACCGTCGCCGCGCCCCGAGTAGAGGAGTGA
- a CDS encoding ABC transporter substrate-binding protein produces the protein MRSRWRVLLVVGAVLAAGCSGPAAKPAGSGGGAAEASVVYGKTDGGTTFVRNYNVMGPATDKAPNMELVYEPLMRVDYGEGGVVKPWLAESWTFSGQGKQLTIKLRKDVTWSDGQQFTADDVVYSLGLPIEKPDFSIAGVTYKSVQKVDDSTVKVVFAEPSYATLNQFANILLPMVPKHIWSTQNLNTWTNPDPIGTGPFTLEEFKPQQITLRARTDYWGGKLPMTTYKIIPTSADALKAQLLKGDIDWASASWPNGEKEYVAKDPDKHLYQLYSNGGAMSVLFNTAKAPFDDVHVRRALALTIDRTAVVTTLQRPGTEAGPTGLSDQLFADWLDPAYKGKVQKVDAAAAKAELAAGGWTIDNGALVKDGKRYQPSILFNSDWGWGNYADILINTWKQNLGLQVKGAGQPSAGYYDKQNLGQFDLAAASTGGSGVYGVYRFLSSSFKVPIGKSATLNQGRWSDPTTDSILASMERTDNVDQLKTLGRELQKIVVDKVPFSPIYNNFYFVDINATRWTGWPTPDDFDHIPFVGMGPDTILTMLKLQRRGS, from the coding sequence ATGCGCAGTCGATGGCGGGTCTTGCTGGTGGTCGGTGCGGTGCTGGCGGCGGGATGCTCAGGTCCCGCCGCCAAGCCGGCCGGCAGTGGCGGCGGTGCGGCGGAGGCGTCGGTCGTCTACGGCAAGACCGACGGCGGTACGACGTTCGTCCGCAACTACAACGTGATGGGCCCGGCGACCGACAAGGCGCCGAACATGGAGCTCGTCTACGAGCCGCTGATGCGGGTCGACTACGGCGAGGGCGGCGTGGTGAAGCCGTGGCTGGCGGAGAGCTGGACGTTCTCCGGGCAGGGCAAGCAGCTGACGATCAAGCTGCGCAAGGACGTGACCTGGTCCGACGGGCAGCAGTTCACCGCGGACGACGTCGTCTACTCGCTGGGTCTCCCGATCGAGAAGCCGGACTTCAGCATCGCGGGTGTCACCTACAAGTCGGTGCAGAAGGTCGACGACAGCACCGTGAAGGTTGTCTTCGCCGAGCCGTCGTACGCGACGCTGAACCAGTTCGCGAACATCCTGCTCCCGATGGTCCCCAAGCACATCTGGTCGACGCAGAACCTCAACACCTGGACGAACCCGGACCCGATCGGCACCGGTCCGTTCACGCTCGAGGAGTTCAAGCCGCAGCAGATCACGCTCCGGGCCCGCACCGACTACTGGGGCGGGAAGCTGCCGATGACGACGTACAAGATCATCCCGACCAGCGCCGACGCTCTCAAGGCGCAGCTGCTGAAGGGGGACATCGACTGGGCGTCCGCGAGCTGGCCGAACGGCGAGAAGGAGTACGTCGCCAAGGACCCGGACAAGCACCTCTACCAGCTCTACTCCAACGGCGGCGCGATGTCCGTCCTGTTCAACACCGCCAAGGCGCCCTTCGACGACGTGCACGTACGGCGGGCGCTCGCGCTCACGATCGACCGCACCGCCGTCGTCACCACGCTGCAACGGCCCGGTACCGAGGCCGGCCCGACCGGACTCTCCGACCAGCTGTTCGCCGACTGGCTCGACCCGGCGTACAAGGGCAAGGTCCAGAAGGTCGACGCCGCCGCGGCGAAGGCCGAGCTGGCCGCCGGCGGCTGGACGATCGACAACGGAGCGCTGGTCAAGGACGGCAAGCGGTACCAGCCGAGCATCCTGTTCAACTCCGACTGGGGCTGGGGCAACTACGCCGACATCCTGATCAACACCTGGAAGCAGAACCTCGGTCTGCAGGTGAAGGGCGCCGGCCAGCCGAGCGCCGGGTACTACGACAAGCAGAACCTCGGCCAGTTCGACCTGGCCGCCGCGTCCACCGGCGGCTCCGGGGTGTACGGCGTCTACCGCTTCCTCAGCAGCTCGTTCAAGGTCCCGATCGGCAAGTCGGCGACGCTGAACCAGGGCCGCTGGAGCGACCCGACGACCGACTCGATCCTGGCCTCGATGGAGCGCACCGACAACGTCGACCAGCTGAAGACGCTCGGCCGCGAACTGCAGAAGATCGTCGTCGACAAGGTCCCGTTCAGCCCGATCTACAACAACTTCTACTTCGTCGACATCAACGCGACGCGCTGGACCGGCTGGCCGACGCCGGACGACTTCGACCACATCCCGTTCGTCGGGATGGGCCCGGACACGATCCTGACCATGCTGAAGCTCCAGCGCCGGGGGAGCTGA
- a CDS encoding SDR family NAD(P)-dependent oxidoreductase, whose amino-acid sequence MNSQRTWIITGPTSGIGRRTALELAAHGTVVLVGRDPAKLAVIERQIEARGGRSVSVVADFSDLGSVRRAAGEIVALGLPVAGVLNNAGIFPLEHRTTSQGWDLTYATNHLGPFAFTQALVPHLPDGANVVFVSSGVEDPDRKPAVMAGFRGARFISVEASARGEWKPGGSSRPGFDAYATSKQGNLATVLAFARETPRLRFNAVEPGFSPGSGLGRDAGPVVRFVSKYVLSPLAPMIKYWSTPKRAARVLTEVLTSDSEASGIYYDERGKPMLGSQQVRDPEFTDRVVAETRALLATCVIQ is encoded by the coding sequence ATGAACTCGCAGAGAACCTGGATCATCACCGGGCCGACGTCCGGTATCGGCCGTCGTACCGCCCTCGAGCTTGCCGCGCACGGCACGGTCGTGCTGGTCGGACGCGATCCGGCGAAGCTCGCCGTGATCGAGCGGCAGATCGAGGCGAGAGGCGGACGCTCGGTATCGGTCGTCGCCGACTTCTCCGACCTCGGGAGCGTACGGCGGGCCGCGGGTGAGATCGTCGCCCTCGGCCTGCCCGTCGCGGGCGTGCTGAACAACGCCGGCATCTTCCCGCTGGAGCACCGTACGACGTCGCAGGGGTGGGACCTCACCTATGCGACCAACCACCTCGGTCCGTTCGCGTTCACGCAGGCCCTCGTGCCGCATCTGCCGGACGGCGCCAACGTCGTGTTCGTCTCCTCCGGAGTCGAGGACCCTGACCGTAAGCCTGCCGTCATGGCCGGCTTTCGTGGCGCGCGGTTCATCTCGGTCGAGGCGAGTGCGCGCGGCGAGTGGAAGCCGGGCGGCTCCTCACGACCGGGCTTCGACGCGTACGCGACCTCGAAGCAGGGCAACCTCGCCACCGTGCTGGCGTTCGCGCGGGAGACGCCCCGGCTGCGGTTCAACGCGGTCGAGCCGGGATTCAGCCCCGGCAGCGGGCTCGGCCGTGACGCCGGACCGGTGGTGAGGTTCGTGTCGAAGTACGTGCTGTCGCCGCTGGCGCCGATGATTAAGTACTGGAGCACGCCGAAGCGCGCGGCGCGGGTGCTCACCGAGGTACTGACCTCCGACTCCGAGGCGTCGGGCATCTACTACGACGAACGCGGTAAGCCGATGCTCGGCTCCCAGCAGGTGCGCGATCCCGAGTTCACCGATCGGGTTGTCGCCGAAACCCGGGCTCTGCTCGCTACCTGCGTAATTCAGTAG
- a CDS encoding ABC transporter permease produces the protein MLKSWKVRFGLGVLAFFVLLAIVGPLLPLDPRANDISAISQPPSAHHLFGTTQFGQDVLAQTIAGARGSMLVGILAAAIGTLIAILVGVPAGYFGGAVDNGLNFLTNLFLVMPVLPLILIVAGYVQGTGPFVIALIIGLFGWSGGARTLRAQSLSLSSRDFVLAMRMVGEPHRRLIFFEVLPHLTGWISAMFLHGMIGGVMAEAGLAFLGITDSGSISWGTMIQAAQQQSAVLRGLWWWFVPPGLCIALIGTAATLVNFGVDEVSNPKLRQARRSVLVRARKAVEA, from the coding sequence ATGCTCAAGAGCTGGAAGGTTCGTTTCGGTCTCGGCGTGCTCGCCTTCTTCGTGCTGCTCGCGATCGTCGGCCCGCTCCTGCCGCTGGATCCGCGCGCGAACGACATCAGCGCGATCTCGCAGCCGCCCAGCGCGCACCACCTCTTCGGTACGACGCAGTTCGGCCAGGACGTGCTCGCACAGACGATCGCCGGCGCGCGCGGTTCGATGCTGGTCGGGATCCTGGCCGCGGCGATCGGCACGCTGATCGCAATCCTGGTCGGCGTGCCGGCCGGGTACTTCGGCGGCGCCGTCGACAACGGCCTGAACTTCCTCACCAACCTGTTCCTGGTGATGCCGGTCCTCCCGCTGATCCTGATCGTCGCGGGGTATGTCCAAGGCACCGGCCCGTTCGTGATCGCGCTGATCATCGGCCTGTTCGGCTGGTCGGGTGGCGCGCGGACGCTGCGGGCGCAGTCGCTCAGCCTGAGCAGCCGCGACTTCGTGCTGGCGATGCGGATGGTCGGCGAGCCGCACCGGCGGCTGATCTTCTTCGAAGTGCTCCCGCATCTGACCGGCTGGATCTCGGCGATGTTCCTGCACGGGATGATCGGCGGCGTGATGGCCGAGGCCGGGCTGGCGTTCCTCGGCATCACCGACTCCGGCTCGATCAGCTGGGGCACGATGATCCAGGCCGCGCAGCAGCAGAGCGCAGTACTGCGGGGTCTGTGGTGGTGGTTCGTGCCGCCCGGGTTGTGTATCGCGCTGATCGGTACGGCGGCGACGCTGGTGAACTTCGGCGTCGACGAAGTGTCCAACCCGAAACTGCGACAGGCCCGCCGGTCGGTGCTCGTCCGGGCCAGGAAGGCCGTGGAAGCATGA
- a CDS encoding ABC transporter ATP-binding protein gives MSQPVLEARAVSKHFPAGRSTVRAVEDATLALQPGRIVALVGESGSGKTTLARLLARFYPPTSGEIRLHGETVKGKPRSYYSDVQLIFQDPFGSLNPLHRVRYNLERAVKLHHAVRTRAELDQKVTELLERVSLTPAEQYLDKFPHELSGGQRQRVVIARALAVEPKVLLGDEPISMLDVSIRLEMLNLLDRLRTEDGLALLYITHDIASARYLCDDIVVMYAGRMVEGGPKEDVIADPLHPYTRLLIDSSPDPERRDRPDLFGAEGLGEPPSLIDPPTGCRFHPRCPFAMDVCRTEAPPRTELPNGRWTHCWLQENA, from the coding sequence ATGAGCCAACCTGTTCTCGAGGCCCGGGCGGTCTCGAAGCATTTCCCCGCGGGCCGGTCGACGGTTCGTGCGGTGGAGGACGCGACGCTCGCGTTGCAGCCGGGCCGGATCGTGGCGCTGGTCGGTGAGAGCGGGAGTGGGAAGACCACGCTCGCGCGGTTGCTGGCGCGGTTCTACCCGCCGACGTCGGGCGAGATCCGGCTGCACGGTGAGACCGTGAAGGGCAAGCCGCGGTCGTACTACAGCGACGTACAGCTGATCTTCCAGGACCCGTTCGGTTCGCTGAACCCGCTGCATCGGGTCCGGTACAACCTGGAGCGAGCGGTCAAGCTCCACCACGCCGTACGGACTCGCGCCGAGCTGGACCAGAAGGTCACCGAGCTGCTGGAGCGGGTCAGCCTGACGCCGGCCGAGCAGTACCTCGACAAGTTCCCGCACGAGCTGTCCGGCGGGCAGCGGCAGCGGGTGGTGATCGCGCGGGCGCTGGCGGTCGAGCCGAAGGTGCTGCTGGGTGACGAGCCGATCTCGATGCTGGACGTGTCGATCCGGCTGGAGATGCTCAACCTGCTCGACCGGTTGCGGACCGAGGACGGCCTGGCCCTGCTGTACATCACGCACGACATCGCCAGCGCACGCTACCTGTGCGACGACATCGTCGTGATGTACGCCGGACGCATGGTCGAAGGCGGTCCGAAAGAGGACGTGATCGCCGATCCGCTGCACCCGTACACGCGGTTGCTGATCGACTCGTCGCCCGATCCCGAGCGCAGGGACCGGCCGGATCTGTTCGGTGCGGAGGGTCTCGGCGAGCCGCCCAGCCTGATCGACCCGCCGACGGGGTGCCGGTTCCACCCGCGCTGTCCGTTCGCGATGGATGTCTGCCGGACCGAAGCGCCGCCGCGGACCGAACTGCCCAACGGTCGATGGACCCACTGCTGGTTGCAGGAGAACGCATGA